CAGAGCATCAGATGACATGCTCTTCATCAGCAAATGACTTCTCTTCATCAGAACAGCATCAGCCCCACTGATTCAAACTAGACGTGACACCAACAGCCTGTCCCAGGTTTCCATAGTAACCATGGCCTTAGTGAGGAAACCCAACTAAATAACATCAAATCCAAAGACAGCTGTCAAACCAACAAAGTTCACTTCTTGTGTTCTCCTCTTTGTAAaatcaggcatgtccaaagtccagcaggtccctgtcataaaatcaaaaacatgcaGCCCCCAGCACCTTCTAAGTACTGTGTGTATGAGTTCTGGATTGTGATTGGCTAGTTTAAGGCTCTGAAAACCTGTGGCTCCTCGCCCTTCAGAGCCttaaaggccaaacagaagagCAGATCTATTCGTTGCTTCGTCCTTCAGAATAAATAACTCTGTTATTTCTCTGTTGTAGTTCACATGTAGACGTTTACAGTCAGCATTTCATTGGGAATAATATGAAACATTTGAATAGAACCCAGATTTATTGTTGATTAAAGGTTTTATTCCACACAGACTTTTTCTTGAGtttatttctggtcttcaaataaaaaactgacaaCAATTTTCAGATTTATTTCTGTTAATGTGAAAAGTATCCCAGTGCATAACATTTTCATGAAATCGGTTCTTTTGCATTCAGCGTTACTATACGGGTGCATAGAAGGCTGGCTGACACTTTTCACCAacagtttggacacccctgctctaaatgcTGGagctgtcacttcctgttttctaaTGAAGCTGTGAGAAATGAGAGTGGAGATCTGAGGAAGCTGGATCTTTGTTAGCGGATCGTCTCAGGCTCCCTGTCTTTCACATGAACATGTCAGACGTGTAATCCTCACGCCAGTGAGAGGCTGAGTGATGACAAAGATGCTGGAAACATCTTTACAATGGCATTAGTCATGGCCAACCGCAAAGCATGTAATCCACTTAGAGCATCTTCCTctggggcttttattttgaaagagaacCTGAAAAATAAAGCGCTCCAGGCTCTGTGAGCCCTGGAAACCACGACCCAAACACTTGATCTGGAGAAAATTGTATCGCTTCACCTCTGCTGTTTCAGTGCACGCTTCCTGAAGAGCGTGCACGCTGCTGCTCCGTCATGCTGTGGCATGATGGGAGCCGATGGGACAGGCGGCCTGCAGCAGCCTGGGCCCAGCTCCACGCTTTGTTCCCAGACGGTGGGGGTTAATGGGTTTCTGAGGGGGGGTCTAGCATTCCGTGCTGGAGAAATTAGGATGCAGCCTTCGTTGTTGGAGCTGGGGAACTGTCTGCCACTTTCCCAGCAGCCCTTGGGCCGGTGACAGGGAGATGGATGATATCTGCAGCCTGGCTGCACTGctcccccaacacacacaaaaaacacacaaacacacacacacggtgtCTGCCTGCAGTCCTCACACACAGACTCTGAAGACAGAGCAAACAGCACAGCAACACAACTttctctgacacacacatagtcactaacacacacacagccactaacacacacacagccacttAACCACACAGCCgctaatacacacacacacacacacacactaacacacacacacacacagacattgacacacacacacacagacactaacacacacacacagcaggggTATTTATCTAATACACCCCACTCTGCTGCCTCCTGGCACTAAATCCAATATCCTTCATATCAGGGAGAGTCTCACATATGAAAACAATGACGTGTTTGGAGGGAAAACAGCCGCATTCCTCAGCCGTCTGCAACATGGACAACATTTTCCCAAAGtaccacagacacacaacatctgtttgtttgtttgtttattgatgttaAAGACGTATAAAGAGCAGATCCAGGGGCAGGAATGGAAACATGCAGCATTCCAGGAATGTTTCTGAAACGTCGGAGCGGAAGATGTTCTTCCCTGGACTGCTGCTCGTCTTCCTGTTGTCCAAGTCAGCGTCTGTCACCTGAACCACAACCCGCCCACacgaggtgggggggggggggggcactgcaCTTTTCGTCTTCCTCTTCCTTCTTTATAAAAGGGATGGGATGGGAAATAAACGAGGGGGACAAATAGGGCAACAGTGAAGTGGGGGGTGGCATGGGGGAAAGGGAAGGCAGAGTGGAGAGCAGGGTGTGCAGAGAGACATCCACCATCGTTTTAAGTCACTACAGTGGGACAGTGCAGAGGAAAGGTCATGGAGTTTCTCTGCTGTGCAGGTCTGACCGTTGTTGTTTCTGCTGGAGAATTATCGTTTATTTCAGTCTGACATTGAACATGCTTGAAGTCTCTGCTTTAGCTGATGAAAAAGGTATTTCCAGTTTTAGAAGGAACATGTCTTCTGCAGTATTGGAAGTACAAGGTactctgtttttgtctgatttgAAATACCTGAAATACCTCTACAGGTTTAATTTTTGAGTCACTGGCCAAGTTGGCCAGTAGATTAAAAAACTCTACCAGCTAAACACAGTTTTATCTGCCAAATGATATCActattttacacagaaaaaccttaggcattttactttttgaaatgAGATTGcataaaagtattttataaatgGTATAAACATGTCTTTAATGTCATCTAACTGTAAACTCAAATTCAAACATCCtgagaaaacaagaacagattTACTAGAGATTTCCTAATTCTGTCTGCAGATGATCACATTTGATAtaaaactagggctgcacgatatgaggaacacttgcgatatgcgatattagtgatcaatattgcgatgacgatataacttgcggaagatgaacaaatagaaaaacaaccaaaaacataatttccctttcagtttaaaaatcaTACTCAAATGACCATCGTCTACATAGTAGGCAAACATCTACCATAAAGGGCTACATCCAACTGTTCacaaacgtgaaggcgtccatctgattggtcaaatgcatattggatgtatttgatttgttaaatacttgaagctgccattagattgttttagcacgTTTAAGGTTaacattttttgcaattttcgacgtcttttgcgatatgcatattgtaCAGGTTGATATTGCCATAAGGATAAATCGTAACAAAAACAGTGTAATGTTCAGgattaatattaataaatgtCATTAACATTAAAGCTGCAGCTGTCTCATGAGGGGAGGGGCGGGGGCTTCAGCCGCATCTTAAAGCCAGTCTTTGACAATGTTGTCCGACTTTAATCCGGTCCGTGATTTTACACACGGAACAGCCCGTTAGCACAGCATCATGCTATGCAACAGCGCTGTCTCCAAGCGGGTGCTGTGGGGCGGGTGATGTGGGGCAGGTGCTGTAGGGCGGGTGGTGTGGGGCAGGTGCTGTGGGGCAAGTACTGTAGGGCGGGTGCTGTGGGGCAAGTACTGTAGGGCGGGTGCTGTGGGGCAGGTGCTGTGGGGCAGGTGGTGAGGGGCAGGTGCTGTGGGGCCGATACTGTGGGGCAGGTGCTGTGGGGCAGGTGCTGTGGGGCCGATACTGTGGGGCAGGTGGTGAGGGGCAGGTGCTGTGGGGCAGGTGCTGTGGGGCAGAAACTGTGGGGCAGGTGGTGAGGGGCAGGTGCTGTGGGGCAGATACTGTGGGGCAGGTTGTGTGGGGCGGGTGCTGTAGGGTGGGTGCTGTGGGGCAGGTGGTGAGGGGCAGGTGGTGTGGGGCAGATACTGTGGGGCAGGTGCTGTGGGGCAGATACTGTGGGGCAGATACTGTAGGGCAGGTGGTGAGGGGGAGGTGCTGTTGGGCAGAAACTGTGGGGCAGGTGCTGTGGGGCGGGTGCTGTAGGGCGGGTGCTGTAGAGCGGGTGCTGTGGGGCAGATACTGTTGGGCCGATACTGTGGGGCAGGTGCTGTGGGGCAGATACTGTAGGGCAGGTGGTGAGGGGGAGGTGCTGTTGGGCAGAAACTGTGGGGCAGGTGCTGTGGGGCGGGTGCTGTAGAGCGGGTGCTGTGGGGCAGGTGCTGTGGGGCAGGTGCTGTGGGGCAGAAACTATTAGGCAGGTGGTGAGGGGGAGGTGCTGTTGGGCAGAAACTGTGGGGCAGGTGCTGTGGGGCGGGTGCTGTAGGGCGGGTGCTGTAGAGCGGGTGCTGTGGGGCAGATACTGTTGGGCCGATACTGTGGGGCAGGTGCTGTGGGGCAGATACTGTAGGGCAGGTGGTGAGGGGGAGGTGCTGTTGGGCAGAAACTGTGGGGCAGGTGCTGTGGGGCGGGTGCTGTAGGGCGGGTGCTGTAGAGCGGGTGCTGTGGGGCAGGTGCTGTGGGGCAGGTGCTGTGGGGCAGAAACTATTAGGCAGGTGGTGAGGGGGAGGTGCTGTTGGGCAGAAACTGTGGGGCAGGTGCTGTGGGGCGGGTGCTGTAGGGCGGGTGCTGTGGGGCAGGTGCTGTGGGGCAGAAACTATTAGGCAGGTGGTGAGGGGGAGGTGCTGTTGGGCAGAAACTGTGGGGCAGGTGCTGTAGGGCGGGTGCTGTAGAGCGGGTGCTGTGGGGCAGATACTGTTGGGCCGATACTGTGGGGCAGGTGCTGTGGGGCAGATACTGTGAGGCAGGTGCTGTGGGGCAGATACTGTGAGGCAGGTGCTGTGGGGCAGATACTGTGGGGCAGGTGCTGTGGGGCAGATACTGTGGGGCAGATACTGTGTGGCAGGTGCTGTGGGGCAGATACTGTGGGGCAGGGCTGCGGTCAAGTTTTGTGCAGGTACAGCTAAAGAATGAAGAGACTGGATCCAACTCACTGCTGTGGACCAGACTGTATTTGCTTAGTGTCAGACACCATCATTATAATAATGTTCAATGTCTTTAAAATgaccttttctttaaaagaacgTGAACATTTCTCAACGACTGCTATCATAAAAAGTATGGTTGGGATGAGATAACATCAGTCCAAGTCACTCATCATCCTTTCAGCTGCATGTAGAGCCAGCCATGAAGTGTATCATCAAtacatgacataaaaaaatcaatatgggatttgaaaaaaagaaatcaatataTGAAAGTGAATTAGAAGCTGATTCATTTAATTTGAATCTGAAATTAAAATAAGGTCTTAAAGTTTAGGAGGCCGTTCTTAATCTGAGGGTCTGCATCATAACTGGATCTGGATGACAGAAACACGCAGCTCATTACTTTAGCCGTCTGCCTTTTATAAGATCCATGATTCTGTAGAAACGCTCACATAAACACTAAGTATGGGATTGGCGCCCCCAACCTGAAATGTCCCTGAGGCTGCGAGCCCGGCAAGTGTCTGTTC
The DNA window shown above is from Oryzias latipes chromosome 14, ASM223467v1 and carries:
- the LOC111948675 gene encoding extensin-like, whose product is MVSDTKQIQSGPQHICPTAPATQYLPHSICPTAPAPQYLPHSTCLTVSAPQHLPHSICPTAPAPQYRPNSICPTAPALQHPPYSTCPTVSAQQHLPLTTCLIVSAPQHLPHSTRPTAPAPQHLPHSFCPTAPPPHHLPNSFCPTAPAPQHLPHSTRSTAPALQHPPHSTCPTVSAQQHLPLTTCPTVSAPQHLPHSIGPTVSAPQHPLYSTRPTAPAPQHLPHSFCPTAPPPHHLPNSFCPTAPAPQHLPHSTRSTAPAPQHLPHSFCPTAPPPHHLPYSICPTAPAPQYRPNSICPTAPALQHPPYSTRPTAPAPQFLPNSTSPSPPALQYLPHSICPTAPAPQYLPHTTCPSPPAPQHPPYSTRPTQPAPQYLPHSTCPSPPAPQFLPHSTCPTAPAPHHLPHSIGPTAPAPQHLPHSIGPTAPAPHHLPHSTCPTAPALQYLPHSTRPTVLAPQHLPHTTRPTAPAPHHPPHSTRLETALLHSMMLC